One segment of Dehalococcoidia bacterium DNA contains the following:
- a CDS encoding ribonuclease H-like domain-containing protein: MVIDTRLARLRHAVTQHTAIQRASNRPPDSIASLPPIDVILRGDWHETDHGPIFIRDEWFPLDHRHGSSPLRAALDAPPEALAHLLGAADAPRASSMAFFDIETTGLSGGTGTWVILAGLGSYEDGAFRMRQYFLADIAHERAMLSMLAADLERFEGLVTYNGRSFDMPFVQTRMTLARVRYPCERHAHLDLLHAVRRLYRHRMPNCRLSEAERHLLRIDRQDDVPGSLIPPLYFDYVRAGRAAPLRAVFRHNTDDVLSLVGVLAGCARLLSAAELNPDDAIAAARWWEYARRPERAIALYRAALPWLEGGDDWSWAAARHARLCKRAGLRHEAAPLWEQLWQRGDRMAGLELAKHREHRQRDAASAREVVLRLLDAAEGREEESLHNRLRRLERKLARSAGAGGRVASWPGGGIGRRSLE, translated from the coding sequence GTGGTCATCGACACTCGTCTGGCACGCCTGCGGCATGCAGTGACGCAGCACACGGCCATCCAGCGGGCCTCCAACCGGCCACCGGACTCGATTGCCAGTCTGCCGCCCATCGACGTGATCCTGCGCGGCGACTGGCATGAGACCGATCACGGCCCCATCTTCATCCGCGACGAATGGTTCCCGCTTGACCACCGCCATGGCTCATCTCCGCTTCGGGCGGCCCTCGACGCGCCGCCGGAAGCGCTCGCGCACCTGCTTGGCGCCGCCGATGCACCGCGTGCCTCAAGCATGGCCTTCTTCGACATCGAGACGACAGGTCTTTCCGGCGGTACGGGCACCTGGGTCATCCTGGCGGGCCTCGGGTCGTATGAGGATGGTGCATTCCGCATGCGCCAGTACTTCCTCGCTGACATCGCGCACGAGCGGGCGATGCTCAGCATGCTCGCCGCCGACCTGGAGAGATTCGAAGGGCTGGTCACATACAACGGCCGCTCGTTCGACATGCCCTTCGTGCAGACCCGGATGACGCTGGCGCGCGTGCGGTATCCGTGCGAGAGGCATGCGCACCTCGATCTGCTCCATGCGGTGCGGCGCCTCTACCGGCATCGCATGCCGAATTGCCGCCTGTCTGAAGCAGAACGGCATCTCCTTCGCATCGATCGGCAGGACGACGTCCCGGGTTCGCTGATTCCCCCGTTGTACTTCGACTATGTCCGTGCCGGCCGCGCGGCGCCGCTACGCGCCGTGTTTCGACATAACACGGACGACGTGCTCTCGCTGGTCGGCGTACTCGCCGGGTGTGCGCGCTTGCTCTCGGCCGCCGAACTCAACCCGGACGATGCGATCGCTGCGGCGCGCTGGTGGGAGTACGCGCGCCGTCCCGAACGCGCGATCGCGCTCTACCGCGCCGCGCTGCCATGGCTCGAGGGCGGCGACGACTGGTCGTGGGCGGCGGCCCGGCACGCGCGTCTGTGCAAGCGCGCCGGCCTGCGCCACGAGGCTGCACCGCTATGGGAGCAGCTGTGGCAGCGCGGGGATCGCATGGCCGGCCTGGAGTTGGCCAAGCACCGCGAGCACCGGCAGCGCGATGCTGCGTCCGCGCGGGAAGTGGTGCTGCGCTTGCTCGATGCCGCGGAGGGTCGAGAGGAAGAATCACTGCATAACCGACTTCGCCGCCTGGAGCGTAAGCTGGCTCGCTCGGCGGGTGCCGGGGGCAGGGTCGCGTCGTGGCCGGGCGGGGGCATTGGACGCCGCTCGTTAGAATGA
- a CDS encoding Zn-binding domain-containing protein → MQTIVFAPSRVRVELLLRYLRESLKQRIGEAPKVEGYRSGYLPNERRAIESGLREGRIRGVVATNALELGIDIGSLDAAVLTGYPGTLASAWQQMGRAGRRSGLAFSVIVASSSPLNQYVATHPEYLFEASPEAGLVDPDNLLVRISHIKCAAFEVPFEEGEEFGADTTELLELLADEGVLVKAGGRYHWMAEVFPAESVSLRSAAIDNFVVIEQGPKPRVIGEVDRPAAPLLIHEEAIYMHGGAQYHVDRLDWHEKKAYVRKVDVDYYTDANLAVDLEVLESFERAPAPGCHVDHGEVAVREVATIFKKIKLDTNENVGWGRISIPEESRHTTGYWFALDDAATTGLSRTELQDGLWGLAHLLRHLAPIFLMCDPRDLQAVAQIRSPFTERPTLFLYENQPGGVGMPRRLFEIHGRLMGAAQELVTGCTCAAGCPGCVGPSIGEHGTNKRAAALLLSRLREPATVAVA, encoded by the coding sequence GTGCAGACGATCGTCTTCGCACCGTCGCGCGTGCGGGTGGAGCTTCTGCTGCGCTACCTGCGGGAATCGTTGAAGCAGCGCATCGGTGAGGCGCCGAAGGTCGAGGGCTACCGCAGCGGCTACCTTCCGAACGAGCGGCGCGCCATCGAGAGCGGGCTGCGAGAAGGCCGCATCCGCGGCGTCGTGGCGACGAATGCGCTGGAACTCGGCATAGACATCGGCAGCCTCGACGCGGCCGTGCTTACGGGGTATCCGGGCACGCTGGCGAGCGCATGGCAGCAAATGGGGCGCGCCGGGCGCCGGAGCGGCCTCGCGTTCTCCGTTATCGTCGCGTCGTCGTCACCGCTCAACCAGTACGTGGCGACACACCCCGAATACCTGTTCGAGGCGTCGCCGGAGGCAGGCCTCGTAGATCCGGACAATCTCCTCGTCCGGATCAGCCACATCAAGTGTGCCGCCTTCGAAGTGCCCTTCGAGGAGGGCGAGGAGTTCGGCGCGGATACCACCGAACTCCTCGAACTGCTCGCGGACGAAGGCGTGCTGGTGAAGGCGGGAGGCCGCTACCACTGGATGGCGGAAGTGTTCCCGGCCGAATCGGTGAGTCTCCGGTCCGCCGCGATCGACAACTTCGTGGTCATTGAGCAGGGGCCGAAGCCACGCGTGATCGGCGAGGTCGATCGTCCGGCGGCGCCGCTTCTGATCCACGAAGAGGCGATCTACATGCATGGCGGTGCGCAATACCATGTCGACCGCCTGGATTGGCACGAAAAGAAGGCCTACGTGCGCAAGGTCGACGTCGATTATTACACCGACGCCAACCTCGCCGTCGACCTGGAGGTGCTCGAATCGTTCGAACGTGCGCCGGCACCTGGCTGCCATGTCGACCATGGCGAAGTCGCCGTACGCGAGGTCGCGACGATCTTCAAGAAGATCAAACTCGACACGAACGAGAACGTCGGTTGGGGCCGGATCAGCATCCCCGAAGAGTCGCGACACACGACGGGCTACTGGTTCGCGCTTGATGACGCTGCGACTACGGGCCTCTCGCGGACCGAGTTACAGGACGGACTGTGGGGCCTAGCGCACTTGTTGCGTCACCTGGCGCCTATCTTCCTCATGTGCGATCCACGGGATTTGCAGGCGGTCGCCCAGATCCGCTCTCCCTTTACGGAACGGCCCACGCTGTTCCTGTACGAGAACCAGCCCGGCGGCGTGGGCATGCCACGCCGCCTCTTTGAGATCCACGGTCGTCTCATGGGCGCGGCGCAGGAGTTGGTCACAGGTTGCACATGCGCGGCCGGCTGCCCGGGGTGCGTCGGGCCATCGATCGGTGAACATGGCACCAACAAGCGCGCCGCGGCATTGCTGCTGTCCCGGTTGCGAGAACCCGCGACGGTCGCGGTGGCCTGA
- a CDS encoding DEAD/DEAH box helicase produces the protein MPLEQALEALRTDADLADGFVEWRVMPEQAARHAPFPLATDPRLVEALARRSIDRLYTHQAETLAAVLQRQNVVVVTPTASGKTLCYNLPVVQTILEQPEARALYLFPTKALAQDQMQELHALITDLSVDIKTFTYDGDTPGDARRKVREAGHIVVTNPDMLHTGILPHHTKWVKLFENLRYVVIDELHQYRGVFGSHVGNVLRRLHRACKFYGSDPIFICCSATIANPRELAEALVRKPMALIDDNGAPRARKVVAVYNPPIVNRELGIREGSVGAAQDRVEAAPGRRADDRLRTVARAGGASAALPAGIVEAAHR, from the coding sequence ATGCCCCTCGAACAAGCGCTGGAAGCCCTGCGCACCGATGCTGACCTCGCCGATGGCTTCGTCGAGTGGCGCGTGATGCCGGAGCAGGCCGCGCGCCACGCTCCCTTTCCCCTGGCGACCGACCCCCGTCTGGTCGAGGCGCTCGCCCGGAGGAGCATCGACCGGCTGTACACGCATCAGGCGGAGACGCTCGCGGCGGTGCTGCAGCGCCAGAACGTCGTCGTCGTGACGCCGACGGCATCAGGGAAAACCCTCTGCTACAACCTGCCGGTCGTGCAGACGATCCTCGAACAGCCTGAGGCTCGTGCTCTCTACCTGTTTCCGACGAAAGCCCTGGCGCAGGACCAGATGCAGGAGTTGCATGCGCTGATCACGGACCTGAGCGTCGATATCAAAACCTTCACGTACGACGGCGACACGCCCGGCGATGCCCGTCGCAAAGTGCGGGAGGCGGGGCATATCGTCGTCACGAATCCGGACATGCTGCACACAGGCATCCTGCCGCACCACACCAAGTGGGTGAAGCTGTTCGAGAACTTGCGTTACGTCGTGATCGACGAGTTGCACCAGTATCGGGGCGTCTTCGGCAGCCACGTCGGCAACGTGCTCCGGCGTCTGCATCGCGCGTGCAAGTTCTACGGTTCCGACCCGATCTTCATCTGCTGCTCGGCGACGATCGCCAATCCACGAGAGTTAGCCGAGGCTCTCGTGCGCAAGCCGATGGCGCTCATCGATGACAATGGCGCACCACGAGCGCGCAAAGTGGTCGCCGTCTATAACCCGCCGATCGTCAATCGCGAGCTGGGGATCCGCGAAGGCTCAGTCGGCGCGGCGCAAGATCGGGTCGAAGCTGCTCCAGGCCGGCGTGCAGACGATCGTCTTCGCACCGTCGCGCGTGCGGGTGGAGCTTCTGCTGCGCTACCTGCGGGAATCGTTGAAGCAGCGCATCGGTGA
- a CDS encoding response regulator transcription factor — MDKQDNRIRVLVIEADGLLRDMLRTVLSSEPRLLLVGATGDAAEAMRMASSERADVSLIGLDAESEHDALRIAQSISGAKAGSRIVFLGERPDRRTLAALPAFRAAGWSYLLRQSVTDVATLVRAIDGAAMGLVVLDPLVVESLGRRETRLSALTRRQLEVLSLMAKGYNNAAIARSLVLEEKSVENHINAIFGQLNLSRDNAAHPRVKAVLLYLQETLGTSDESDEAQPEARSRKAA, encoded by the coding sequence ATGGATAAGCAAGACAACCGCATCCGCGTCCTGGTGATCGAGGCCGATGGCCTCCTTCGCGACATGCTGCGCACCGTGCTTTCGAGCGAGCCTCGGCTCCTGCTCGTCGGCGCGACGGGTGATGCCGCCGAGGCAATGCGCATGGCGTCGAGCGAGCGCGCCGACGTCTCGCTCATCGGCCTCGATGCCGAGAGTGAGCACGACGCATTGAGGATTGCGCAGTCAATCTCCGGCGCGAAGGCCGGCTCGCGCATCGTCTTCCTTGGCGAACGCCCGGACCGCCGCACCCTGGCCGCGCTACCCGCATTCCGAGCTGCTGGCTGGTCGTACTTACTACGGCAGTCGGTGACTGACGTGGCAACGCTGGTGCGGGCCATCGATGGCGCGGCGATGGGCCTCGTCGTATTGGATCCGCTTGTCGTCGAGAGCCTCGGGCGACGCGAAACCCGTCTCTCGGCGCTCACCAGGCGGCAGCTCGAAGTGCTCTCGCTCATGGCGAAGGGGTACAACAACGCCGCTATCGCCCGTTCGCTGGTCCTCGAAGAGAAGTCCGTTGAGAATCACATCAACGCCATCTTCGGACAGCTCAACCTCAGCCGTGACAATGCCGCACACCCGCGCGTGAAGGCTGTCCTGCTGTACCTGCAGGAAACGCTGGGCACGTCCGACGAATCCGACGAGGCACAACCCGAGGCACGAAGCCGCAAGGCAGCCTGA
- a CDS encoding archaellin/type IV pilin N-terminal domain-containing protein: MNRVKQFVHRLRNERGITGLETAIVLIAFVVVAAVFAFVVLSTGLFSSERGKEAVYAGLAKTRGSMSLTGGIIADSNGTSITDLRFGLTLAAGGDSVNLDSTDASNRTVISYVDETVFTNTMDYTATEVLGDGDLLLEQGELVQIDIDMAAECGCTITENFSFTLELKPPTGSYLVIQRLTPASLAESIIDLN; encoded by the coding sequence ATGAACCGAGTCAAGCAGTTCGTGCACAGACTGCGCAACGAGCGCGGCATCACGGGCCTCGAGACGGCAATCGTCCTCATCGCGTTTGTGGTCGTGGCAGCGGTGTTCGCCTTTGTTGTGCTCAGCACGGGCCTCTTCAGTTCGGAGCGAGGCAAGGAAGCAGTCTATGCCGGTCTGGCGAAGACACGCGGCTCGATGTCGTTGACCGGCGGCATCATCGCCGACTCCAACGGCACGTCGATCACCGATCTTCGGTTTGGCCTGACGCTTGCGGCCGGCGGCGACTCGGTGAACCTGGACTCGACAGACGCATCGAACCGCACCGTGATTTCTTATGTCGATGAGACGGTGTTCACGAACACGATGGACTACACCGCGACCGAGGTGCTCGGCGATGGCGATCTGCTGCTTGAGCAAGGGGAGCTCGTGCAAATCGACATCGACATGGCAGCCGAATGCGGCTGCACAATCACCGAGAACTTCAGCTTCACGCTGGAGCTGAAGCCGCCGACGGGCAGCTACCTGGTGATCCAGCGGCTGACTCCGGCGTCACTGGCAGAAAGCATTATCGACCTCAACTAG
- a CDS encoding archaellin/type IV pilin N-terminal domain-containing protein — protein MSRIRDFFRRVREERGITGLETAIVLIAFVVVAAVFAFVVLSTGLFSSERGKETVYAGLQKTRGSMSLTGGVIATSDGTAVTNLQFGLTLAAGGDSVNLDQSDANNRTVISYIDTAVNTPDMTYVTTEVVGDADELLEAGELAQVAIDMTAECGCTINANESFTLEVKPPTGSYLVITRTTPASMTETIVNLN, from the coding sequence ATGAGTCGGATTAGGGATTTCTTCCGCCGCGTGCGTGAGGAGCGCGGCATCACGGGTCTGGAGACCGCCATCGTCCTCATCGCGTTCGTAGTCGTTGCCGCCGTCTTCGCGTTCGTCGTGTTGAGCACGGGTCTCTTCAGTTCGGAGCGGGGCAAGGAGACGGTGTACGCGGGCCTGCAGAAGACCCGTGGTTCCATGTCGCTCACGGGCGGCGTCATCGCCACGAGCGATGGCACGGCAGTGACCAACCTGCAATTCGGGCTGACGCTCGCCGCCGGCGGCGACTCCGTTAACCTCGACCAGTCGGACGCCAACAACCGCACGGTCATCAGCTACATCGACACGGCCGTGAACACGCCCGACATGACGTACGTGACCACGGAGGTCGTCGGCGACGCCGACGAGCTGCTGGAGGCCGGCGAGCTGGCGCAGGTCGCCATCGACATGACCGCCGAGTGCGGCTGCACGATCAACGCGAACGAATCGTTCACGCTGGAGGTGAAGCCGCCGACCGGCTCGTACCTGGTCATCACGCGGACGACGCCCGCCTCGATGACCGAGACGATCGTCAACCTCAACTAA
- a CDS encoding archaellin/type IV pilin N-terminal domain-containing protein, which produces MKRFMESFRRGSEERGITGLETAIVLIAFVVVAAVFAFVVLSTGLFSSERGKETVYAGLQKTRGSMSLTGGVIATSNGTAITDLSFGLTLAAGGDSVNLDQSDANNRTVIAYIDTAVTDNDLTYTTTEVVGDADELLEAGELAQIDIDLATACPTCTVGANEQFTLEVKPPSGSYLVISRTTPASIAETIINLN; this is translated from the coding sequence ATGAAGCGGTTTATGGAGTCCTTTCGCCGCGGGAGCGAAGAGCGCGGCATCACCGGTCTTGAGACGGCCATCGTCCTGATCGCGTTCGTCGTCGTCGCGGCCGTGTTCGCGTTCGTCGTCCTGAGCACCGGTCTCTTCAGCTCCGAGCGGGGCAAGGAGACGGTCTACGCGGGCCTGCAGAAGACCCGCGGCTCAATGTCGCTCACCGGTGGCGTGATCGCGACATCCAACGGTACGGCGATCACGGACCTCTCGTTTGGTCTGACGCTCGCGGCCGGCGGCGACTCGGTCAACCTGGACCAGAGCGACGCGAACAACCGCACGGTGATCGCGTACATCGACACAGCCGTGACGGACAATGACCTGACGTACACGACGACGGAAGTGGTCGGCGACGCGGACGAGCTGCTCGAAGCAGGCGAGCTCGCACAGATCGACATCGACCTGGCGACAGCCTGCCCGACGTGTACTGTCGGCGCGAACGAACAGTTCACGCTCGAAGTGAAGCCACCGTCCGGTTCGTACCTGGTGATCTCGCGGACGACGCCTGCGTCGATCGCGGAGACGATCATCAACCTGAACTAA
- a CDS encoding N-acetylmuramoyl-L-alanine amidase codes for MPRWLLGSLVAFMALWTVFTAVAGWYAWQSTNSSNASAQDGPAASDDAGPGGERSSDTTAAGVEPAMPASLTATPQETPARAVGIARPVPREATSGGFDERVRPANGEVTRKRAAAGRSSLGVVVLDPGHGRGDPGAVHYPSDGSGRYDVTEAQSNQLNAELIRVELIALGYDVYLTREGAGRGPGGPLPLQFIANDLYWRVQLASAVDADVYLAIHGNGAVVKSISGPETWYCGKHEEGAANERLASLVQQAMMDALHEYGYAPPDRGIKEDAQSHHSGDFCQFVVTRETEVPAALLEFLFLSNDADASVLVDPRSHELLARHVAAAIDVFMRERRGE; via the coding sequence ATGCCACGATGGCTGCTTGGCTCACTCGTCGCCTTCATGGCGCTTTGGACGGTCTTCACCGCTGTTGCCGGCTGGTATGCGTGGCAGAGCACGAACTCTTCGAACGCGTCCGCACAGGACGGGCCGGCTGCGTCTGATGACGCTGGCCCTGGCGGCGAACGCAGTTCAGACACCACTGCTGCCGGCGTGGAGCCGGCCATGCCGGCGAGCCTGACTGCGACGCCACAGGAGACGCCGGCGCGCGCGGTCGGCATCGCGCGGCCGGTGCCTCGCGAGGCGACCTCCGGCGGCTTTGACGAGCGGGTGCGGCCGGCGAACGGAGAGGTGACGCGCAAACGGGCGGCGGCCGGGCGTTCGTCACTGGGCGTTGTCGTGCTCGATCCGGGCCACGGCCGCGGCGATCCGGGCGCAGTGCATTATCCTTCCGACGGCTCCGGCCGCTACGACGTCACTGAGGCGCAGTCGAACCAGCTCAACGCGGAGTTGATCCGCGTCGAACTCATCGCTCTCGGCTACGACGTGTATCTCACACGTGAAGGCGCCGGCCGCGGCCCCGGCGGCCCACTGCCGCTGCAGTTCATCGCCAACGACCTGTATTGGCGGGTGCAGCTCGCGTCCGCCGTCGATGCGGATGTGTATCTCGCGATCCACGGCAACGGCGCCGTCGTCAAGTCGATCAGCGGGCCCGAGACGTGGTATTGCGGCAAGCACGAGGAGGGCGCCGCGAACGAGCGGCTCGCTTCGCTCGTGCAACAGGCGATGATGGACGCGCTGCACGAGTATGGTTACGCCCCGCCAGATCGCGGCATCAAGGAAGACGCGCAGAGCCACCATTCCGGCGACTTCTGCCAGTTCGTAGTGACGCGGGAGACAGAGGTGCCGGCGGCGCTACTCGAGTTCCTATTCCTCTCGAACGACGCCGATGCGAGCGTGCTCGTCGACCCGCGTTCGCATGAACTGCTGGCGCGGCACGTCGCAGCGGCCATCGACGTATTTATGCGGGAGCGCCGCGGTGAGTAG
- a CDS encoding ribokinase: protein MVKIVVLASFNMDLVMRTSRQPAPGETLQGEFATYLGGKGFNQAIAARRLGAGVSVIGRVGDDEFGQRFLDALDREGIDRRCVSVDPEAGTGVATIVVDGDGENAIVQAPQANTRLTYDEIVAVAPTFEVHGVKIPQPLAEADAFLTSLECPVELGEFLASILHDLRTGVPLILNPAPASRIENLPVHPWSVLVPNAIEVSTITGHARVDVASGLEAAQRLARMETADSIVVTLGQDGAVVADHGRLLPVPAFDVKVVDTVGAGDAFCAALAVAMAEGADLAEAVRFANAAGALATTKHGAEPSMPHRHEVEALLAKGATV, encoded by the coding sequence ATGGTGAAGATCGTGGTGCTCGCAAGCTTCAACATGGACCTCGTGATGCGCACCTCGCGCCAGCCGGCGCCCGGCGAGACGCTACAGGGCGAGTTCGCGACGTACCTCGGCGGCAAGGGCTTCAACCAGGCGATCGCGGCGCGCCGTCTCGGCGCAGGCGTGAGCGTGATCGGTCGCGTCGGCGACGATGAGTTCGGGCAGCGCTTCCTGGATGCGCTCGACCGCGAGGGCATCGACCGCAGGTGCGTATCCGTCGATCCGGAAGCCGGCACGGGCGTCGCAACGATCGTCGTCGACGGTGATGGCGAGAACGCGATCGTGCAGGCGCCGCAGGCGAACACGCGATTGACCTACGACGAGATCGTTGCGGTTGCGCCAACCTTCGAGGTGCATGGCGTCAAGATTCCTCAACCGCTCGCGGAGGCGGATGCGTTTCTTACTTCGCTTGAGTGCCCGGTCGAACTGGGTGAGTTTCTTGCGTCCATCCTGCACGACCTGCGCACGGGAGTACCGCTGATCCTGAACCCCGCCCCCGCATCGCGCATTGAGAATCTCCCGGTACATCCATGGTCGGTGCTGGTGCCCAATGCCATCGAAGTCTCGACGATCACAGGTCACGCACGCGTCGACGTCGCGAGTGGCCTCGAAGCGGCACAACGGCTCGCGCGCATGGAGACCGCCGACTCTATCGTGGTTACGCTCGGTCAAGATGGCGCCGTGGTGGCAGACCACGGACGGCTGCTGCCCGTTCCGGCTTTCGACGTGAAGGTCGTCGATACTGTCGGCGCCGGCGATGCCTTCTGCGCGGCGCTCGCCGTCGCCATGGCCGAGGGCGCCGATCTCGCGGAGGCGGTGCGCTTCGCGAACGCCGCGGGAGCGCTCGCGACTACGAAGCACGGCGCAGAGCCATCGATGCCGCACCGGCACGAAGTCGAGGCGTTGCTCGCGAAGGGAGCCACCGTATGA
- a CDS encoding SIS domain-containing protein, producing MTTFDPDHERHILLAREVIKNEARALDEAAANIGHDFVEAVEMIATSHGALGIIGVGKSGHVARKLSSTFASTGTPATFLHAGDVVHGDLGGLHKGDTVMIISHSGETPEIVALLPMVKRMDLPIIAITDGARSTLALVANIVVVPGNVSRADPIGLAPTASSAAALAIGDAMALAVAQHHGYTTADFEHKPGGALGRLMESVYRRPSDG from the coding sequence ATGACGACATTCGATCCCGATCACGAACGGCACATCCTGCTCGCCCGAGAAGTCATCAAGAACGAGGCACGCGCGCTCGACGAGGCGGCGGCAAACATCGGCCATGACTTCGTCGAAGCGGTGGAAATGATCGCAACGAGCCATGGCGCGCTGGGCATCATAGGCGTCGGCAAGTCCGGTCACGTCGCCAGGAAGCTCTCGTCGACGTTCGCGTCAACGGGAACACCGGCAACCTTCCTCCACGCTGGCGATGTCGTACACGGCGATTTAGGCGGGCTGCACAAGGGCGATACCGTCATGATCATTTCGCACAGCGGCGAGACGCCGGAGATCGTCGCGCTGTTGCCGATGGTGAAGCGCATGGACCTGCCCATCATCGCCATCACCGACGGCGCGCGCTCGACGCTCGCCCTGGTTGCGAACATCGTCGTCGTGCCGGGCAATGTTTCGCGGGCGGACCCGATCGGCCTTGCGCCCACGGCAAGCTCCGCGGCTGCGCTCGCCATCGGCGATGCGATGGCGTTGGCGGTCGCCCAGCATCACGGGTACACGACGGCTGACTTTGAGCATAAGCCAGGCGGCGCGCTCGGCAGGCTCATGGAGTCCGTGTACCGCAGACCCTCTGACGGTTAG
- a CDS encoding alpha/beta hydrolase: MPVVDLNGIRINYEEHGAHYGSPILLTHAYAATLQMWKPQFEGWRDYRVIAWDMRGHGGTDSPPDEAAYTEKLTVEDMAALLRHLGIEKAVIGGLSLGGYISLEFYVAHPEMVSALVLCNTGPGYRKDDARDGWNDFSIGYAKRFEERGLEGFGRGIEIDATKQYQRSAAGLAFAGRGILTQRDAKVIDAIEKIDVPVLVVWGADDQRYKAGCEYIAGKAPNAHLVTIEGAAHAVNLYQPEQFNEAVVSFLQENGI, encoded by the coding sequence ATGCCGGTCGTCGACCTCAACGGGATCCGCATCAACTACGAAGAGCACGGTGCACACTACGGTTCACCGATCCTGCTGACGCACGCCTACGCAGCGACGCTGCAGATGTGGAAACCGCAGTTCGAAGGCTGGCGCGACTACCGCGTGATCGCCTGGGACATGCGCGGGCACGGCGGCACCGACAGCCCGCCTGACGAGGCGGCCTACACCGAGAAGCTCACGGTCGAAGATATGGCGGCACTGCTGCGGCACCTCGGGATCGAGAAGGCGGTCATCGGCGGGTTGTCGCTGGGCGGCTACATCTCGCTGGAGTTCTACGTCGCGCATCCAGAGATGGTCAGCGCGCTCGTCCTGTGCAACACAGGTCCCGGATATCGCAAGGACGACGCGCGCGACGGCTGGAACGACTTTTCGATCGGGTACGCCAAACGGTTTGAAGAGCGCGGACTCGAGGGCTTCGGCCGCGGGATCGAGATCGACGCCACGAAGCAGTACCAGCGTTCCGCGGCAGGGTTGGCGTTCGCTGGACGGGGCATCCTCACGCAGCGCGACGCCAAGGTGATCGACGCCATCGAGAAGATCGACGTGCCTGTACTCGTCGTATGGGGCGCCGACGACCAGCGCTATAAGGCGGGCTGCGAGTACATCGCCGGGAAGGCGCCGAACGCGCACCTGGTGACGATCGAGGGCGCGGCGCACGCCGTCAACCTCTATCAACCTGAGCAGTTCAACGAAGCCGTCGTGAGCTTCCTGCAGGAAAACGGCATCTAA